The Martelella sp. AD-3 genome includes a region encoding these proteins:
- a CDS encoding S49 family peptidase yields the protein MNYPEIASRMFNTPLMLQPAKADTIARAFAPRVLGLPEENAGQMGLIGEKIRTDVNDWGEKTYRGVDRPMDGIGLIEIEGSLVNKGRWIGKSCGMTSYEGIGILADDCRADDSIRAVVIEVDSFGGEVTGAFDCAEKLFELSQVKPTIAVLTDHACSAGYLLASAARQIVLPSTGLCGSIGVVSVHVDVSGWLKKEGLNVTILKAGAHKADLNPYEAIPEDVLARELSELEELRVEFAETVARYRAGRLSKDQALATEAGVYRGAKAVSAGLADAVARPSQVLAAFGAELGRAA from the coding sequence ATGAACTATCCCGAAATCGCCAGCCGCATGTTCAACACGCCGCTGATGCTGCAGCCGGCCAAGGCCGACACCATCGCCCGGGCCTTTGCTCCGCGTGTCCTCGGCCTGCCGGAAGAGAATGCGGGCCAGATGGGGCTGATCGGCGAGAAGATCAGGACCGATGTCAATGATTGGGGCGAGAAGACCTATCGCGGTGTTGATCGCCCGATGGATGGCATCGGCCTGATCGAGATCGAGGGCTCGCTGGTCAACAAGGGCCGTTGGATCGGCAAATCCTGCGGCATGACCTCCTATGAGGGGATCGGCATTCTGGCCGATGACTGCCGGGCGGACGACAGCATCCGCGCCGTTGTCATCGAGGTCGACAGTTTTGGCGGCGAGGTGACGGGCGCCTTCGATTGCGCGGAAAAGCTCTTCGAGCTGTCGCAGGTCAAGCCGACGATCGCGGTGCTGACGGATCATGCCTGTTCAGCCGGTTACCTTCTGGCCTCGGCGGCCCGGCAGATCGTGTTGCCATCGACCGGGCTTTGCGGCTCGATCGGCGTCGTCTCGGTTCATGTCGATGTCAGCGGCTGGCTGAAGAAGGAAGGGCTGAATGTCACCATCCTGAAGGCAGGCGCCCACAAGGCCGATCTCAACCCTTATGAGGCCATCCCCGAGGATGTGCTGGCGCGCGAGCTTTCCGAGCTGGAAGAGCTGCGCGTCGAATTTGCCGAGACGGTTGCCCGGTATCGTGCCGGGCGGCTTTCGAAAGACCAGGCGCTTGCCACGGAGGCGGGCGTCTATCGCGGCGCAAAGGCGGTATCGGCAGGACTTGCCGATGCCGTGGCGCGTCCCTCGCAGGTGCTTGCCGCCTTCGGGGCTGAACTGGGCCGTGCGGCCTGA